One Eriocheir sinensis breed Jianghai 21 unplaced genomic scaffold, ASM2467909v1 Scaffold548, whole genome shotgun sequence genomic window, GGGGTAGGCGAAGGGGGGCCGTCGTGGGGGGTGCAGGGCGGGGGCGCAAAGAGCCTTGTCCCAAATCTGTGTAGGGCGTCACCTCGCCGCCGTAAAGGTACGCTTAGGCCCGTAAAGTTTATGTTAATACAGCCTCCCTCCacgcaacccctcctcctcctcctcctcctcttcctcctccttttttcttcttctctctcttcctcatcttcttgctcttcttgttcttcttcctcttcttctttttcttcttcctcctactactactaccactattacttttttttcgccttcttttccttcttctactactactactacttcttcttcttcttcttctacttcttcttcttcttcttcttcttcttcttcttcttctactactactactacgactactactactgcctgaGCTGCTGAGTAGATGTGTGTGAGAGCGGTCCGAGGTTTTTGAAGATTTTCCCGGCTACGTGCTCTGTTTTTGGTGAGAACCATATTTAATAGTTACTGAAGAGATGGGTGTGGACGACTGTGGTGTGTGTGGCAAGGAAGTGACCGACAGTGGTGTATGTTGCGAGAGGTGTGAGGTGTGGTCTCACCAGCCATGTGTAAACATGAAGACCTCGCGGCTTCTGGAACACACCCTGATCGTGTTCCTTTGCACGGTGTGCCTGGACACCAGCAGGAAAGAATGGCGGAGTGAAAAGCACGACAAGACGGTTCAGACGGAACCCAGCGTGGAGGAAAAGGCTGTTCAGACAACGGTCGTGCAAGCCGCCCCAGCGAGTGAGCCTGCCCCCAAGATCGGCGTGGCGGTCCAGACGGAACCAAGCGTGGAGGGAAAAGCTGACCAGACAACGGTCGTGCAAGCCGCCCCAGCGAGTGAGCCTGCCCCCAAGATCGGCGTGGAGGACAGGGCAGTCCAGGCTGCCCTGTCTCCCAGGGCCGGACTTGAGCGGCGGGACCTAGAGGACAGGAGTATCCAGACCGAAGAAGCCCGGAGGAAGAAGACAGTGAAGATGGAAGTGAAGAAGACTCCAATCCGCATTATAGGCGACAGCATGGTTAAGAATGTCCACGTGCATGTGAAGTGCAAGTTGGAAGGAAGTGGCATCACCAGCATGAGTGGTGCACAGATACCGAACATCAGAAAGAAAGTACAGGAAGAAGCTGCTGGAATGAAGGATGGCCTCCTGATCATACAGGGCGGTGGGAACGGCCTGCAGTATGTGGGTCAGGAGGACACCATCAAGGAAGTCATAGACTCTGTGAAGGCAGCAGAAGGACGAGGCATGAAAGTGGCAGTAGTGGGCATCATGAGAAGACCGAAGGCAGGACCCGACTATGAGAAGATGCGACGGACGACTAACAGGAAGATCCAGGAAGAGGTGATGAAGCTGAAGATGGAGTGGTTGCAGGAGAAGAAAGGCGACGTCAGCTTCATCGACCTGGACAAGGCACTGGAGAAGGACGCGGTGTTTGCTGCGGACGGTGTCCACCTCAACGAAGAGGGGACGAGACGGATGGGACAGCGGCTGTGTGAGTGGGTGAAAATGAAGTCCCTCCGTCCGGTAGAGGCTGTATGAATGGGCCCGAATGCCCTAGTGCGGAGAAGTGAAGACACCAACCAGGCGAGTGAATGCATGAAAATTGGATGTTTGAATGTGAGAGGCTGGGGTGTGGGAAATATGAGGACGTGTGAAAGAAGctggatgaatggaagtatgATGTGGTAGGTCTGACTGAAACACACCTTAGAGGTAGGGTACAGTCTGAGGAGAGTGAGTATGTGATGTTTGGAAAGGGCTGCGAGAAACAGACGATgatgggaggaggcgtagcctttCTCCACCGAAAGCACTTGAAGATGGAAGAGTTGGATGTAGGAAACAGTGCTGGCAGTGAGGATGTTTTGGCTGTGAGAGTGGAATGCAAGGATAGGAAGGGCAGACCAGAgagagtagtaatggttgttgtgtACATGACTGTGGAGGGTGAAAGGGCAGTTAGGGAGAACAGGGTGAAGTACAACACCATTAGAAAAATTGTAAGGgagcatgcaggagagagagtgattaTTTTAGGTGACATGAACGCACACACGGGTATGCTAGGTGAACGCATGAACAGGAATGGGGAAATGTTAGCCGAGTTTGCAAGTGATATGGATCTGGAGAACCTGAATGAAACTATGGCAGAGGGACGGGTGACCTGGAGTGCGAGAGACCAGGAGTCAGCGATTGACTATATGTTGGTAAATGGAAGAATGCGTGAATGTGTGTCTCGCATGTGGATAGATGAGGAGGGAATGATCGATATTGTGTCTGACCATAATATGTTGACAGTAGAGTGCATGTTGAAGGGTAAGAATGAAATGACAAAAGAGGtcagaaaaaagaagtggaggttaAGAGATGTAGGATGGGAGAATTTCCAGGTAGATCTGAGTGAAAGAAACTGGGAGTTTGATGGTGTGCAGGATGTGGATGCACTGAATGAGAGGCTTGTAGAGAATGTAAGAAAAGCTGCAGTCCGCAACATTGGGTGTGTCAAAATGAATGGTAGAAAGCGTGTGAGCAAACCGTGGTGGAATACAAGTGttagagaagcaaggaaggagtggaagaggatgaatagACTGTGTCGGCGGCTGAAGAGAAAGAGACATGATAGCGAGGAAGCTGAGGGTGCGTATCAGAATGCATGGGAAGGATATGTTAGGCAGCAGCGACTGACGAAACGAACGATTATGAGTGCGAAGGTTGACTGCGAAAGAGGTGTGATTCAGAGCCTGAGAGAGAAGGGGCTTGAGGGTGGCCGTGAATGGTATAGATTCCtaagaggtgagaggatgagtgacagtgGAAATGTAGAAAGACTGAAGGTGGATGGTGTAACAATTACAGAtttagagaaaatgagggaggcagtcaaggagttttgggagaaaataggaggagtgGGTGAAGAAATGAACGTGAGAGAAGCGGGTGTGAccatggagaggaaagatgcaactgagatgaatgaaaggatcagtagggaggaAGTTGAGAGGTGTATTAAGAGACAGAAggatggaaaagcagcaggaccAGATGATATCCCGTACGAGCTTTATAAGAATGGTGGTGAGAGTGTTATTGACAGAATGACTGACTTATTTAAccaggtgtgggaggaagagagagtgccgAGCAAGTGGAATGAATGTAAGGTGACTTTGATACATAAGGGTGGACACAAGAGTAGACAGGAGCTTAAGAATTACAGACCAATCTCCCTTGTAAACACAGTAGGGAAAGTTTTTGTTCAGTgctgaatgaaaggttgtgtaaatggattgagaggaATAGGGTATTAGGTGAGGAACAGAATGGTTTCCGGGTTGACAGGAGAGctgaagataatatgtttgtggtgaatgaactgattgaaaggaaaaagagagcaggagaaaagtTGTACTTAGGTTTTCTAGACATAGAGAAAGCTTACGACAGGGTTAATAGGAGTATGTTGTGTAGAGTGCTGGAGCAGATTGGATTGAGTGATAAGTTTGTGAACATAATTAGGAGTATGTATGCAGGCACAAGAGCTAAATACAGGTTAGGGAACCTAGAGACAGACTGGgtgaagagtgagagaggagtgaggcagggttgcattctgtcaccaacattatttagcctgtatacagaggagctggcagttaggatgagaagaatgaatgcagtgaaagttggagaggacaagttgtgtgtgttgttgtatgcggatgatgttgTGATTTTGAGTGACTCTGCGGGAGACTTACAAAGAAtgttagatgtggtagggggctatggaagagattttggtgttagatttagtagtgagaagagcaagattatgatagtcaataggtcagaggatgagagagaaacaacttggagactggaagggaatgagttggaacagacggaagaatacaagtacctaggggtgtggatggaggtaaatggatgcggcagggccaagaatgtaaagataagtttgacaaaccagtgggtacgccgtttagggagtgcagcgaggatgagagcgagcaagtatgatgtcatccgtgaggtttggaagagtgtggctgtcctgagcattatgtatggaatggatgtgatgacatggaatgagagtgagatagaaaaattggaggtggggcagaatagggtagcaagaatggcactgaatgcaccaaggtttgcagcagtagaggctcttaggggtgacatgggatggagcacgtttagggaaagactaataaaggcaaccttgagatataaagtgagactggaacaaatggaggatgca contains:
- the LOC126993057 gene encoding uncharacterized protein LOC126993057, which produces MGVDDCGVCGKEVTDSGVCCERCEVWSHQPCVNMKTSRLLEHTLIVFLCTVCLDTSRKEWRSEKHDKTVQTEPSVEEKAVQTTVVQAAPASEPAPKIGVADRAVQAALSPRAGLERRDLEDRSIQTEEARRKKTVKMEVKKTPIRIIGDSMVKNVHVHVKCKLEGSGITSMSGAQIPNIRKKVQEEAAGMKDGLLIIQGGGNGLQYVGQEDTIKEVIDSVKAAEGRGMKVAVVGIMRRPKAGPDYEKMRRTTNRKIQEEVMKLKMEWLQEKKGDVSFIDLDKALEKDAVFAADGVHLNEEGTRRMGQRLCEWVKMKSLRPVEAV